gttgttttttttattgatttggcaaataaagtgaataattaCGGGCATAATCTGGGCTTTTTCGAATGGAATCCGGACAAACGTTCCGTcaggatttctttgaaaaaagccCGTTTTACCCGtaattattcactttatttgccaaatataaaaaaaaaacaaattgtattttaaaaatgtttgatttatgcgtctagaacaatttttttttaaataattatgaaaggttttttggaagcctaaaatacaataaaaattagATGATGAGCtcgacgaaattttttttattgatttttcttaaataattccTCGGTTTGGGCCAAATTTGTCCGGACATTGCCCGAATTTTcgatcgacaattttgaaatcaaaagcccggattttgccaggttcttAGATGAAATAGCTCTGATTTGTCTGGTCCGAAAACGTGCTGAAAAACATTCTAGCAACCTTATGTTAGGCCCAGTACCATACTTTTTTTTGAGAAGTAAACTTTAGAACATGACGAATTAAGGTACCTACATGTACAGTGAAACCCTAATTGTTCCAATTTTCTCCTTATTGCAGACCCTCCTGTTCGCCATCGTCGCCCTGATCGCCCTGGTGTCGGCCGTTCCGGCTCCGCAGCGACCCATCCCTGGACGGCAACCGTTGGCTCCCCGTGCCGCCGATTCCGTCCCCGCTGCTGCCGATGATCTGGAAGCCGAATCTGAGGACAAGGATCTGAAGGGTGCTTCCTCGTTCGGATATGGCTACTACGGAGGCTATCCAGGATTCGGATACGGCTACGGATACCCATACGGCGGATATTACGGTTGGGGTCGTGAGTTTCGGCACCGAAGATAAGTTGGAATGATGTTTcgatttgttttgctttttatttcaattctcaACAGGTGGCTACCCATACGGATACCGTTACGGAGGATTGTACGGAGGATACTGGTACTAAGACCTTTCAGCCTGAGTCTGCCTCCAGCCCGTCATAGATAATCGACCCCGGCCTACATCCCAAGGATCCACGATTCCAACACCAAACAACCCACCAGAACTCCACCAGGTCCATCTATTTCTTCCATCCCATACTTGATACTTGACTCAGAGTGTGCTACCCTAGTTAGCCCTAATCTAGATGC
This sequence is a window from Uranotaenia lowii strain MFRU-FL chromosome 3, ASM2978415v1, whole genome shotgun sequence. Protein-coding genes within it:
- the LOC129756176 gene encoding uncharacterized protein LOC129756176 isoform X2 translates to MASFKATLLFAIVALIALVSAVPAPQRPIPGRQPLAPRAADSVPAAADDLEAESEDKDLKGASSFGYGYYGGYPGFGYGYGYPYGGYYGGYPYGYRYGGLYGGYWY
- the LOC129756176 gene encoding protein suex-1-like isoform X1; this translates as MASFKATLLFAIVALIALVSAVPAPQRPIPGRQPLAPRAADSVPAAADDLEAESEDKDLKGASSFGYGYYGGYPGFGYGYGYPYGGYYGWGRGYPYGYRYGGLYGGYWY